A section of the Rattus norvegicus strain BN/NHsdMcwi chromosome 15, GRCr8, whole genome shotgun sequence genome encodes:
- the Gmfb gene encoding glia maturation factor beta isoform X2 produces MKIDKDKRLVVLDEELEGVSPDELKDELPERQPRTFIVYSYKYQHDDGRVSYPLCFIFSSPLGCKPEQQMMYAGSKNKLVQTAELTKVLSRSDVLIDFPSQYSGRAKQPDAQVFSCS; encoded by the exons A TGAAGATTGACAAGGATAAACGCTTGGTGGTGCTGGATGAGGAGCTCGAG GGTGTCTCTCCAGATGAACTTAAAGATGAACTACCTGAACGGCAACCTCGA ACCTTCATTGTGTATAGTTATAAATACCAGCACGACGATGGCCGGGTCTCCTACCCTCTGTGCTTTATCTTCTCCAGTCCTCTGG GGTGCAAACCTGAGCAGCAGATGATGTACGCTGGGAGTAAGAACAAGCTGGTCCAGACCGCCGAGCTAACTAAGGTACTGTCTAGGTCGGATGTGCTTATTGACTTTCCTTCCCAGTACAGCGGGAGAGCCAAGCAGCCTGATGCACAAGTATTTTCCTGTAGCTGA
- the Gmfb gene encoding glia maturation factor beta isoform X1 gives MSESLVVCDVAEDLVEKLRKFRFRKETHNAAIIMKIDKDKRLVVLDEELEGVSPDELKDELPERQPRTFIVYSYKYQHDDGRVSYPLCFIFSSPLGCKPEQQMMYAGSKNKLVQTAELTKVLSRSDVLIDFPSQYSGRAKQPDAQVFSCS, from the exons AGTGAGTCTTTGGTGGTTTGTGATGTTGCTGAAGATTTAGTGGAAAAGCTGAGAAAGTTTCGTTTTCGAAAAGAAACCCACAATGCTGCTATTATAA TGAAGATTGACAAGGATAAACGCTTGGTGGTGCTGGATGAGGAGCTCGAG GGTGTCTCTCCAGATGAACTTAAAGATGAACTACCTGAACGGCAACCTCGA ACCTTCATTGTGTATAGTTATAAATACCAGCACGACGATGGCCGGGTCTCCTACCCTCTGTGCTTTATCTTCTCCAGTCCTCTGG GGTGCAAACCTGAGCAGCAGATGATGTACGCTGGGAGTAAGAACAAGCTGGTCCAGACCGCCGAGCTAACTAAGGTACTGTCTAGGTCGGATGTGCTTATTGACTTTCCTTCCCAGTACAGCGGGAGAGCCAAGCAGCCTGATGCACAAGTATTTTCCTGTAGCTGA